One Suricata suricatta isolate VVHF042 chromosome X, meerkat_22Aug2017_6uvM2_HiC, whole genome shotgun sequence genomic region harbors:
- the LOC115284256 gene encoding UPF0547 protein C16orf87-like, producing the protein MSATRAKKVKMATKSCPECDQQVLVACKSCPCGYIVISRKLLNAKHSEKSSPSTEKQEKEIDIYANLSDEKAFMFSVALAEINRKIINQRLIL; encoded by the coding sequence ATGTCTGCAACTCGAGCCAAGAAAGTGAAGATGGCCACCAAATCGTGCCCCGAATGCGACCAACAGGTTCTTGTTGCATGTAAATCATGTCCCTGTGGTTACATAGTTATTAGCAGGAAACTTTTAAATGCAAAACACTCAGAAAAATCATCACCTTctacagagaaacaggaaaaggaaattgaCATCTATGCTAACCTCTCTGATGAAAAGGCTTTCATGTTTTCAGTCGCCTtggcagaaataaatagaaaaattatcaaTCAAAGACTTATTCTCTGA